CTTCCCCATATACCTCCATACTCGTAGTCAATCACTGACTTCCATAAAGCTTCTAGTTCCTTATTGTATCACCACAATCATTTTCCAAGAAGGGCCTGATTGAAAACCTTCAGATTTCTAATACCAATCTCATCAGAAGAGAtatcccactttttttttttttttgatagttaataagagaattttattccaagtaaataggcatagcccaagtacacaagaggtatacaagagaatacacctaaatacaagctataACAGAACACTACTAAAACAGAACATGACTAAAACAGAAACAGACCATTACAACAGTTCTCATCCCTTACAAGATTCCTCAGCCAAAAATTTAAACTTGCTATAGAAAAACTCCCTAAGTTCCCCCATAAGAAGAGATATCCTACTTACTCAGATGGAATTTGAATTCATCCCCTAGACTACTCTGAAGGAAATCATGATGAAGTTTCTCAATGCGggttccacagttgttgtaatTGGGAATAAAGATAAAAAGTACGTTGGTAAATTTGACGGTTGCCCTTGATTAAGGTGATCGTACCACCTTTCGACAAGTACAATCTCTTCCAACCTGACAATCTATGTTCAATCTTTTCAATTACTATATCCCAGATAGGTATAGCCCTTGAGGCGGCCCCAAAGGAAGACCAAGGTAATTCATGGGAAGAGAGGAAGCCTTACATCCAAGAGTGCTAGCCAGTTGCTGGATGTTGCGATCATTACCAATTGGAACCAATTCCGATTAGGCTAAGTTCACTTTCAAATTGGATACAGCCTCAAAATAGAGTAGAAGTGCCCTTAATGCTTGAATCGAGCTTTGTTTTGCCTCACAAAATATTAGAGTATCATTTGCTAACAACAAGTGAGAAATGTTAAGAGTACCCCTATTGGTGTCACCAACCGGAAAACTAGCCACAAAGTTGCTGTTAACCAAGGCCGAGATCATTCTACTAAGCGCCTCCATGACAATGACAAACAGGAGTGGGGacaaaggatccccttgtcttagaCCACGAGAGCTGTTGAAAAATCCATGGGACTACCATTCACCAAAACTGAGAGCTTTGTCATTTATATGCACTACCTGGTCCATGAgcaccatctctccccaaaaccacaacTCTCAAGCAAGTAAAGTAGGAaatcccaattgacatgatcgTAGGCCTTCTCCATGCCCAACTTACATAAAACATCCAAGTTGCCAGATTTTAATCTACCATCTATGCATTCGTTGGCATAGGGGTAGAGTTGCTTTTACTGTACAGAAACAATGCCCTTTTTCTGGCTTGGCAAATATGGCATTGACTATACTCTTAGCCTGGTGAACATGTTCCAGAAGCTAGAAatgcattttcattttatttgtaattattcCCATACTTTTCTCAATTGGACGGTGCTACAGGCACCGttggtggctcccgctgggagTCACCGTTaggcaaaaaaatttttttgcctttttgatttttttttttttaaattattttttaatacttttaaacattttaaaaaaatataaaaaaattataataatattataaaaaaattacttaatcattaagaaaaagaaaaaattaaaaaaaaaataaaatagggccAGCGGTGGCCACCAGCAGGAGCCACCAGCGGTggccctatcattttccttctcaATTTAGTAGTATACGTAGGTCTTCCAGAAGCAAAGTTCAGTGGATTTTGAGGGCTTGTTGTACTCTTTCAAACTTCTTTTTACCTCATATgtattttcttcatatcatttactTGGCTTGTATTGCGCCCCAGGGAATTGGATGTCTTGTCTCGGCAACATACATGTTTCAATCTTCATTCATGTGCTACAACACTTGGATCTCTTTCCAGATTGGTATGTTCATTTTTTCTccacatttcattttattcagtTGAGATTAggcattaataaataaatctccCGATTTAAGAAGATTCATTCTTATAAAGTGTGTTAAATATTTCCATGTAGGTTCAATCATTGCCTAGGATGATTATAATGGATGAGATTGGTAAACAGGTGAGTTATCAGGATGAATGCTTATCAATTGGTCATTCTGtatgatgagtagcaaagctCGTTCTGTATACCGTGACTCTTGTTTCCAAGTATATTTCATTGGTTCTAGTTTATATGCAAGTATGCGGACACCCACATGCACAGACACAAACTCTTGCAATGTAATTTACTAAACACATATTTGTTCTTTTAATGTAATTTACTGCTTACTCCTGGACCAGGTAATGTATTCCCTTGAGGCTGCAACCTTGGCTCGAAGTAATGCCTCCCTTGGACTTTATGATTCTTCAGCTGGTATCTTACCATAACTCTTTAAGTGGTAGTTTAGCTTAGCTCAGTGGATGATTCTGTGTCTGTATTTCTCATTGCAAGGAAAACCTAATATGTAGTTTGctcttttttctcatttcttttcagtGTCATCTAGGCAAGCAAGATATCTGGCAGAGGATGCCTTTTTTCACCCATCAATTATGTCTGTCAGCTACTACTCATTTGAACATTGTTTTGCTGTCTATTCGGTGAGTTATTTAAATATTTGCACTCTCTATGTTCCATTTAAAGACTCAAATATggttaaaatatcttaattgatCTGTACGTAGAGTTTGTGCATTCTATGttccatataaattttaaattgatacAATATCTGTGTAAATGTACTCTGCATTGCATAGATACAAGACTCTGTATGGTTACATAAGAAAcctgtttattttcttcagaCAGTAGATACGGGTAAATACAAATGTATGATTGCCCCCATTCACGTTCACAAATGCTCGTGGTAAACAGTTGAGCTTATGAtcaatttttaactatttatttGAATTGTAAAAAAAGATTTAGTTGAACATTAATATTTGCAGTTAACTTGTACATTACTTACAGAAAAGATTGTGGATAAATATCATGAAGCTTATATTACCTGCCACTTTTTACACAGCCTTTCTTTCTGCCAGTTTCGATGCATGTCCTCTTAGCAGCATTAAGAGAATGGAGGAGATACAAGCAAGAAAACAAGAAGTATTTGGCATGGAAGACCAAAGTGAAAAAAGATTCTTAATCATTTCCCTGAACCTGAGTTGACACGTAGTAAGGCTCCAATTGCACAGCCAAGATTGCACGGCTGAGACACTACAGCAATTTGGCTAGTGTAACAATCATAGATGGAGCCAGGTGGATGATTGTATTTTCTATTTGCCTTTAAACTTGGGTTTAGTTATGATTCCCCTCGGACAAGCAAAGCTCATCATACAAAAACCAATACCGTTGGTTTTTTTTACTTGTAAAGAATTGTAGACAGTGACGTCCAAGATTTTCTTTTCCCAGAGGCATTGTTTCGTTAGTGTTGGTATGATCGAGCCGTTAGTGTTGTTACATTAGTAGTATGATCCTTTTGGTCGTTTATCTCAACTTTCAGCCTTTGCTGCGAATGAATACTACTTATAACTGTGTTGATTTGTCTGCGTTGGCAGTAGCCTATAAGTTGTGAGAAACTTGATGATCTAAGAATTTCTTTTTACACAAGAAGAGATCTGACAAAGGGGGAAAAAATTATGCTGAAACTATTGGAACccaataatatttttcactGGGGTTAGCGGGTGTGTTGTGAAATTTTGTATCGAAGAGTTTTCATAGGAGTGTCTCTCTGGTAGTCTTCTAAAATCTATTTCTATCATCcgacaaataaaataatacaaaaaagaaaaattaaagtttCAAATATAGAGCTGTGCACAAGTCCGCAATGAGATATCATCAGGAACAACCTCTATATAGGTAAATACTATAACAAAAAATCTACACCTCTTACTATTCACACAATTTTCAcaccacatatttttttattttaatttttttcttttatgaaatatttaatatatgaataatgaatagaaaaattaaattaattttaaaagaataaactcaaaatttttaaaaaaaaaaatattaaaaatttgataaaaaaaataatacgtgaaaattgaaaagttgtGTAGTATTGCTCAAAGATCCTATGGATACCAGTGGATAATATACCCAAATCCCAATCAGAGTTGAGGATTGAGTCATTGTTTACTTTTCGTCTTTttcatttgaataaaatttagagattttgacaaaaaagaagagaaaatgagctGCTGCACTCGTATCAATATTCATCGTTTACGGTTCCCCCTGATTACACCACCTTAAAAAGGTTAAGTTCATTGCTCTTTTGCGTAGCAATAAGAACCGATTCTAAGATCACTACGACCACTACGACATCTATAAAACCATATGTTTCAAGTAATTCTCGGATGTTGCGGATGCAACCAAACATTTAAGCCAATTTGATCACATTTTGATCTGAGTCACTTGATGTGCCTGTCAAGGGTTGTACAAAGTTGACAATTCTACCCTTCGTacgtaaaaaatatatgtaccTTGTGTGGAGtccaaccttagcctttagaactaccaaatctctctctctctctccagaaaAATCCGAAAACAAAATAGCTTCATCAAATAAACCAGTAAATTCATTACATTAGAGACTCTACCTCGGCTGAAGGAGTTCATCACCAATGATGATTAAAGCCATTATCAGCCATCCAACCAGTAAAAGGGGGTACCAAAAATAAAACACTAAAAGGAGAAGAATAGAAGAGTCCACATGCAGCCTGTTAACATACAATTGTGCCTGATGCACGAATAGATCCGGCAAACGACCTGCTTACTCCCCTCCCATATGTCAGGCTCTTGATTCCAATGCTAACAGTATCTTCTTTCTTGGGCCCTGAAACCACCAACATAAACCCCAAAAGACTTAGAAGCTCTTTATGATGACTAGTGTATTATATAGTGTAACCAAAGGTTGCACATCCCACCACACGCTTAACTTTGGGGTGGGCTATGCTCTAGCATAGCTTGCCCAAATTCAGTGAGTAAATTTGTTGCAGTAAAATCTATAATACAGCTATTTCTCTTAAGAAAGTTATAAACCTATGGAATAGTGTTAAGATGGGTCTGGCATGGGGAAACCCCTCTCCTTACCATCCCTAACACCCAACACATAGCTCTAAAGCAAGTATTTAGAAAACCAATTGACCATCTTTTCAAACAACTTGGGAAACTATTAACCAATTCTCAACAAAGATGAAAGTTAACACattgagaaagaaagaagtTCGAACATGTACAGACATCAAGATTAATTCATAAATATAGGACTTTAGGGAATCCAGTGCTATATTGAGATTTCTTGATGAGTTCTCCACTGGGATTTGATATGAAGGGGTTAGGAATGGCTAGGCAGGAAAAAAATTGGGTCTTCACGACCTTTGTGCCATTCAATCAGAAATCATGGTTGCAAAATTTACTGGAAGCTGGTTAGCCTAGGCAATTGCACTTAGGTTTCCTAAGCAATCATACCTAGGAAGGGGAAGGAAATAACTTCTCAAAAGCTTGCAAAGCCACCAAAAATTTTtatagaacttttttttttaataaagaaatgaatttttttttttattaaactttacTCTGTATTACAAATTCAAGAATGCCTTTGTATTTGCACTTTCAAGACCTTTTCCCACACGGGCTAGGATTTACAAGGGCAAAGAAAAAGGACCCTAGAAATATTTTAAACCCAGCTGgaaatactattaaaaaaaaaaaaaaaaaaaaaaaaaaaaggaaacagagAATAAAAGATAccacaatatataaaaataaagtctAGTCCAATTCTGGAACAGCCCATTCCAAAAAATATGGAACCTAATTACAAATGTGGGTtgaaattacttataaaaaaaaaaaaagtgggttgAAATTTATTGTTCTTTTGAACAATTTTCAGAAGTTGGACCTCCCGCTCTAGAACTAAGATGATGGAGGAGAGAAACTAATCCCACTTTATATGTATGAAAGAAATTCCAAAAACCCAAAGTCAGCAAATAGAACACATATATTTATCTTGTCTACTTCCCATATACCAGGATTGTGCCCTATATAGAGCTATTCTTCTTAATGCAgtacttagagagagagagagagagagagagagagagagagagagagagagagagagagagagagagagagagagaacacttAAGATACTGCTAaagacaaacaaaaaacaagCAAGATGAAAGTACACATGTAGTGCTGAAGTCTCATTGGGTTTACCATCGGTATTCCTAAAGCCTTGAGGTCGTCGTCAGTCATGTGCAATAGAGCAGTCATATCAACCTGTGGAAACCAAAGGGGGTCCAAAAGTTAAGGCACCTGAAATTAAAGATGCAAAACAGAAAGAAAGTACACAATTTTGCAATACAAAGGAAGAAGCAAAACAGTTCCATACTTCCTCTGCTTGAAAAGTAATGAGATACTTTTCTAGACTCAAAGAGAGCAGAAAGTCATCCACTAATGTACCGGCCTGCACCAAAAGAAGCAGGACTCAGAAACTATAACAATCTGATATAGCGtatttgtcctttttttttttttgataattaataaactTTACTGAAACGACTGAAACTAGGTGGAGCCCATGTACAAATGTATTTTTCCATGTATAGGTGGTTTACCAGACGATTAATTCATTTCAATTGTTCAggtcaagaaaaagaaaatatttttagttggAAGTCCAGGTGCGAAAATATCCTAATAGCTCGCCACTTTTAACAGGCTTGATCCCAAGATTCTTATTTTCAAGCAAAGAGAGGTGTTTCAACCATCAAAGCTAAATTAATAAAGAAACTTGCATAGCATACTGGTGACAAATGTCTTGTTTCTCATATCCTTTGGAAATTATCTGAACCATTGGAAAGCCCCACCTCATGTGCTACCTAATTGGAGAACACCCACTGCTTACCCATGATAATAGTaggattttattgaaaatttctcCAGTATAACCCAAAGATGTAACATgacaaattattttaaaataaacatatttCCAAGGGAAATACAATGCTGAGTGAGTAAAATAAATTCGATCATAGTCAAAGTGCTATTTTCCCCCTAAATAGTATAATACACTATGCAAGCATTAGTCTGTTAGTATAACCCAAACATGTTCTATgacatattattttaaaataaacatatttCCAAGGGAAATACAATGCTGAGTGAGCAAAATAAATTCCTGATCATAGTCAAAGCGGTATTTCCCCCCTAAATAGTATAATACACTATGCAAGCATTAATCTGTTAGGATGACTATTTTCCCTCATAATTATGTTTTTCTTCAAGTTTGATATTAATAGAATTGACATTTTTAATTGCTAGTACGATAGGTAATGACACAACTTGCCCCCTCTCTAGTCCGACACAGTCATTGGATAACAGtaaaatccaatttttatttcaaaagcaGGATTTCATCTAATGTTGTTTAACAGTGACAAGAACCTTCTTTGATCAGACCTTTTTTAACAAGTTCTTTGCTCAGACTGTTAGCAATAATGTTGCAATGCAAGCTAGATTTGATACGTGGACCATTCACCCATAACATTTCTTTTTGAAGTGAGGGTTCTATTGTTCTTCTCTAACTAATGAATCTCCTCACACCACTCCACAGGTGATAACAAGCAAACTGAAACTAACATATTCTCCTTCAAGTCCCCCACTTTTTTCACTGTAAAAATTTTCGACAAGGAATCCCGGAGACCATCCACATGCACATTTCTTTTACCTGGTTAAATCCCAGGCCCATGTAACACATCCCCATCACATTGTAAACTGCTTCTCTCCCTTCTTTTATCCTTTTCTTGTCTATAGATACAGATACTTCATTACCACTCCATACATCAGTCCCTTTTATACTACTCTATATTACCGGATATAACTTCAAGCATGCTATTGAAGTTAGCAAGCAACCCCAGCATAATTCACTCCCcatttagaaaattttttaaagcaaGTCCTAGTGAAACATGCACAATTACATGATGTCAAATCGGATACTTCTTAATTAGAAAAACTATTCCCTTCCCCAACCACCAAACCCATAAGATAATAAGAAACAGTGTCCGTTGTGAAAGAGTTCAGATAAAACTGTCAcctaaactaaaataataaaacctaaCCCAATGCCAATACATTAATCTTCTCCACAGATTgattaaaaggaaagaaaacgaGAAAGGCGGTGGATTCATGCCTTTTGTGGAGCTTTTTTTCGAGAAGCGGGGTTTGTGGCCTTTTTGGCATCTGGTGCAGGGGCTTCCACAGCTACACGTTTCCTGGCTGGTCTAGAAACTTCCAGGTTTGACTTTGAGGGATCAGTGTACACTGGTTGTGTATTAATCGGGCCAGAGAGCTTTTCACGTAGATCCCTAACACCTGAATGAGGCCCACTTTGAGAAGCTTGTTGAAGACTTTTCCTTTGGAGCTTTAAACGGAGATCTCGAGCCCCAACCGTGTGATCTTCACAAGCCATTAGAACCAGTCAAAACCACATAAAGAAGATTTAAGTGATATCCCATGATAAGCAAGCTTTCGATGCATGTCATAGCATCAGAGAGAGTTCCAtacttgaaatatggggcccaTCATCATTATAAAGATCATGCTCCCACCTGTCATCTTGCCTCTGCCTGCAAAAGGTGTGCCATTGACTCGATTATTGATATATTTGGCCTGAAAAATTAGGAGAATCCAACCATATAGGAAAACTAATTGCCACTTGATGAACCAGAAAGTAAGTTGACACTACCATGCAATAGAAAAAACTTTGCAATCCCTCTCTAAACCAGAAATACATAAACATAAAGGCAACTGGCGGCATACAAGACACAATCCTAGAGAGCTTACACATAAATCCTCTAGAACGTCCAAGGAAAAGGTAAAAAACACCATCTGTTAAGAATATTCAAAAGGCTTGATTTGCAATACCAGATAGGTAGTTTCTAACTAAACATGAAACCTTTATGGCAGGATTCCAACATCTCATATAGATTATTCAGTCAACCTCATGGATAGCAAAGGTGCATAAATGTAGTGTTAGGCCTTCACCCAGATTGCATCTCACTGCTCCAATCTTGGAAAAAATGGCATTGCCAACAaaagccctctctctctctctctctctctctctctctctctctctctcccctgctTGTAAGCAGACTAAAAATGAAAAGCATTTTAATAAGGATTTTGACTAATGAAAAAAGACATTGTTTCgattaaatttgcatataataagcAGCATTGGCAACATTATCAGAGTCAATCACCGGAACCCTAGGATTTTGGTATtacaaaaaatatgcaaaataaaAGCCATATAGTCACACTTTATTCATGCTGGCATTAACATTTATACACCATAAAAATCTGTTTTTATTTCTCATAAAATAAAGACTCTACTTGATTGAATTTTGATTCAGAGGAACGAAAGCATGGGGCAGAAATAAGAACGACAATGCCCACATGGAAAGGAATTGCTAAGCAGATaaaaactatattagtatgaatGCAAGGAACCAACTATACTACAGCCTTAGAGTTTTCTCTAAGTAAAATACCCATTGAGATTTGAGTTCATGTATGAACCCGGAGCAACCTGTGCCTCCAATGCAAACAACGCAAAATGATTCCCAATAAGCACCGAAGAAGTAAAACcccaaaatgataaaacaaagaTCACAAAACTCACGCGACTACGCTAGCAATCCGAACCAGCGCGAATCTAAACACCGTTAAACAGTCAAGACTATCTGGTAAAGTAAGctattaatcaaataaaaaggAGAGATTTCTAAGCGAGAGTTTCCGCAAAGTTGCTTTTATGTGGAAACAAGGAAACCAAGGAGAAGAAGCGAACCTCTTTCCAGTGATACTGACATGTCGGCGCCGAGCATCACCAATGGAGGTCCCATTCAGCCTATCTTGTACTGACCTCTTGCCTTCAGCCTCCACTCGATCAGCATACATCTTCTTATACCTTACTAATTAAATAACAAACGAGGAAGTACTATCCGCAGCCCTAATTGAGGATAGAAGAACAAGAATCTGCTGGAAGCGGAGGATTTGAAATCCTAGAGAGGAACAAAACCCTAATCAACCACTTCTTTTGGAAGGGAAGAGCTTTATTTGGGATTCCCGTGGGGCAGAAAAATCTGTCGAAAAAGATTGATTCGAGtagctttgcatcttttttatttttattttttattccatttttaatCATAGTGatcgaatattttaaataatttcataaatttaataactcaaaagaaaattcacatagaGGATGAATAATGTTTTTCTGCTTTCCAATCTTAATAAAAAGATTGCGAAGGAGGAAGTTGGAAGGTCAAAGAGTTTTATAACCGAATAAATTCATTATATGATTAGGATGACTGTTtttagaataatgttatatataataatatagtatataagcGTCGtgttgttattttaaaaaaaaataaaatttattattaaaaaattattattattatataaattttatattaattttttaaaatagttgaaTGGCATTTGCACACTCACGACCATACCTAATGTTCAGAGATTTGCCAAACCACTCTCAAGACTTCGATTTGATAAGTGATCCGGCTACCAAAAGTGGGCGGGTGACCACcattgactttttttttcaaatttttagtttAATACTCAAATTAAGAATAATAGTATATTTGTAAACAAAATTGTGATTATCTTGAAAATCTTACTTCAATTTCTATAAAGGAGTCAATTCCTATTCCAAAAGGAATGGGAACAACaattcttattcattttaagaattaaaatttctattcttaaaatatatcttaaaataaaaagaatttgttaCAGTTACCGTTATTAACAGGGAGTTTGGAGTTACGGTTAGtagtttagtatatttttttttgatatatatcttttaatatttttaattttttttaaaattataatattattaaaaaacacttcttaatcatgaattaaaaaaaattaaaataataaaaagccaGCGGTGGccttatcattatttaaaataaaaagataaatgaaagaaaagttgaGAGAAAAGGAGGGTGGTATGGAGACTTTAGGGATCGGAATAGGTTAGCTTTTCTTTGGGCCCAACTGCTGAACTGCATCTTCTTCCCTTTCTTACTGAAACAGATTGTAATTGAAAGTTGAGAGCTTGTATTTCATACATTCATCATAGATTTCATCCTAATATGTTAAATTTTGGTGTACCATTTTATTTTCAGTAACCCATTACATTAGCAAAGTACGAATGGACATCACACCCCTATGGCCCTATCAACACCACTTTTATGaaccattcgaacaaaaaaaaacaattatatttGGAAGTCTTAAATCATATACTGCCATCTAATCAAtatgtaatttgttatttttattcttatattttaatgcttaaatatgcgtgtttaaatagaattaaaaaaataatttgtacacTTTTACACTTTCAACGGTTTATTATCAGCCTTGTATATGTACACGTGTTAATTATTCCAAAATATCCTCCATTTATTGTATTACTTGGCAATCAGTTATTCCCTCACGTGTAGAATGGTGCTACTTGATTCCAGAATGGTATCAGGAGAAAACCCTCCGCTTTGCCTTCTTCTATGGCTAATACGATGGATGATCATTCAAATCCTTACTTCCTTCATCAAGGTGATGGTCTTTGTGCTCTCTTTGTTTCACAACCACTCATCGATGAGAATTTCTACACCTAGATTCAGTTGATGACCATGGCATTAATTGAAAAGAACAAATATGCTTTCGTAGATGGAAGTCTACCCCAACCTACTGAGAACGATCCTCTGTATGTTTCTTGGATTTGTTGCAATAGTATGGTTCTGTCTtgcattattaattttttgtccaAAGAAATTATCTCTAGTGTTATATAAATTGATTCGGCTAAACCAATGCGAAGAGATCTCAAAGAAAGATTTTCACAGGCCAATGGTCCTCGCATTTTTCAATTAAAGAAAGATATTTCAAGTTTGGTTCAAGATCATAATTCTGTTAGTTCCTATTTCACTCGTCCAAAAGCTATTGAGATGAAATGCAAATTTTGTCTAATGCCAGAATGTACTTGTGGAGCATTGCAAACTGTTCTTGATTATCAGTAACGAGAGTACATGCAATCTCTTTTCCAGCTTGTGGAAACACAATTTGATTCCAAAACTTAAGTTACATGATCTAATACTGGCAATGAATTCAATATGacataattttacaatttgtagAGGTGTTATACACCATAAAGGGTGTGTATACACACCTTAATAGAATAGTGTTGCTCAATGAAGGcatcaacatattttaaaatgttacCGCAACTCTCAGATTTCAATCCAACATTCCTCTCACTTTCTAGTGTGATTGTAtgttggaaatttggacctccaaattcactctcctaggatctaccatttgcaggaataacaagaaaaatagagaaataataacaacacaagaaatttacgtaaaaatttcacaataagagaaaaaccaccagacccagagaagaaaattcactatgtgaaaaattgttacaatcatacaatttttcttctcaccacacctacaaagctaccccactagtaaaactttaactttacacctctttcccttttacaaaagactaatagagg
This is a stretch of genomic DNA from Carya illinoinensis cultivar Pawnee chromosome 3, C.illinoinensisPawnee_v1, whole genome shotgun sequence. It encodes these proteins:
- the LOC122303673 gene encoding ankyrin repeat and SAM domain-containing protein 6 codes for the protein MYADRVEAEGKRSVQDRLNGTSIGDARRRHVSITGKRQRQDDRWEHDLYNDDGPHISNHTVGARDLRLKLQRKSLQQASQSGPHSGVRDLREKLSGPINTQPVYTDPSKSNLEVSRPARKRVAVEAPAPDAKKATNPASRKKAPQKAGTLVDDFLLSLSLEKYLITFQAEEVDMTALLHMTDDDLKALGIPMGPRKKILLALESRA